A stretch of Vibrio aphrogenes DNA encodes these proteins:
- a CDS encoding BON domain-containing protein produces MKKSIVFIGLLSLFITGCSALQHQSQSAQQQQWQANNIKLNVNTLNKAPQYKGKVRVAAEVINGDVLLIGQAVDEEKRQSIEAYVQKLQGVDQTFNQIRIGNPISFDQVSYDTWLTTRVKSALLSDDRLDNYSISVVTENKEVFLMGNVPVETANIAADIASHIDGVAKVVKAFNYLSSSTSNASLPSTIAPIDAPTETSADHENNVEQDGVPIIDDPMHVIDEDDVM; encoded by the coding sequence GTGAAAAAAAGCATCGTATTTATCGGTCTATTAAGCCTTTTTATAACTGGGTGTTCCGCTCTTCAACATCAATCGCAGAGTGCTCAGCAACAACAATGGCAAGCAAACAACATTAAGCTAAATGTAAACACTCTCAATAAAGCTCCTCAATATAAAGGAAAGGTGCGTGTTGCGGCAGAAGTCATTAATGGTGATGTATTGTTGATTGGACAAGCTGTTGATGAAGAAAAAAGGCAATCTATTGAAGCTTATGTTCAAAAACTACAAGGCGTTGATCAGACCTTCAATCAAATTCGTATCGGCAATCCGATTTCTTTTGATCAAGTCAGTTACGATACTTGGTTAACCACTCGAGTAAAAAGTGCCTTACTTTCAGACGACCGTTTGGATAACTATTCGATCAGTGTCGTTACAGAAAATAAAGAAGTCTTTTTGATGGGTAACGTCCCTGTGGAAACCGCCAATATTGCAGCCGATATTGCCAGCCATATTGATGGCGTCGCTAAAGTGGTTAAAGCCTTTAATTACCTCAGCTCATCCACCAGCAATGCTTCACTTCCAAGTACGATAGCCCCCATCGATGCACCTACTGAAACGTCGGCTGACCACGAGAATAATGTGGAACAAGATGGCGTCCCTATCATAGACGACCCGATGCATGTTATCGATGAAGATGATGTGATGTAA